Part of the Ornithinimicrobium flavum genome, GCGCCAGTGCTCGCGCGGGAAGACCGCGAACGCGAGCACCTCCGACTTCGCGGCGTCCATCACCGGGCCCGTCCTTGGGTACCGGGCGGCGAGGTCGTCACGCACCCTGTCCCACTGCTTGTCGATCGCGGCCAGGTCGGGTTGGGCGAAGATGGTGCGGAAGATCGCGGCGACCATCTCGGTCTCGGCCTTCGGCACGTGCGCGAGGACGTTGCGGATGAAGTGGACCCGGCAGCGTTGGTGGGCCGAGCCCTGGAACACCCGGGTCAGCGCCGCGACCAGGCCGGCGTGCTGGTCGGAGATGACCAGCTGCACCCCGCCCAGGCCACGCTTCTTGAGCCCGGTCAGGAACGCGCGCCAGAAGACCTCGTCCTCGCTGTCGCCGACGTCCAGGCCCAGCACCTCGCGGCGGCCGTGCTCGGTGACGCCGGTGGCGACCACGACCGCCTTGGACACCACCATCGCGGCCTCGGTGCGCACGTGCAGGTAGGTCGCGTCCAGGTAGACGTAGGGGAAGCGGGCGTGGTCCAGGCGGCGGGTGCGGAACGCCCCGACCGCCTCGTCCAGGCCGGCGCAGATCCGTGACACCTCGGACTTGGAGATGCCGGTGCCACCGAGCGCGGTGACCAGGTCGTCGACCGAGCGGGTGGACATGCCGTGGACGTAGGCCTCCATCACCACCGCGTACAACGCCTGGTCGATGCGCCGGCGCGGCTCCAGGATCGAGGGGAAGAAGCTGCCCTGGCGCAGCTTGGGGATCGCGACGGTGACGTCGCCGCCCTTGGTCGTCAGCAGCTTGGGCCGGGTGCCGTTGCGCTCGGTCACCCGCCCGGGCGTGCGTTCGTAGCGGCCGGCGCCGATGGCCTCGGTGGCCTCGGCCTCGATCAGCTCCTGCAGCACGATCCGCACGGACTCGCGCACGAGATCGACGCCGTCGCCGGCGCGAAGTGCGTCCAGCAGGTCGGACACGGCAGACTGGGGAAGGGTCATCGGTGAGATCTCCTCTGGTGAGTGCTTGGCGGTACACACCGAGCATCTCGCCGATGACCCCCTCACGTCAGGGAGCCACACCGCCTCCCCAAACCCCACCACTCCACGGGACTCTTACACGACTGACGGGGGGTCTGGCGGGGGGAGTCGGGTTGGCTTTTCTTGCCGTATGGATCAGCTCGAACGCCCGTTGGGGTTGTTCGAGGCGTTCTCCGTGACGAAGAGGCCGCTGCTTTTTTCAGGAACTCCCGGTCCGCGCCCCGTTTACTCGTGGCGGATCTGCGTCGTGGTTGAAGTGGCGCCGACCAGCCAACTGGCTGCCGCGGCAGCCACGCTAGTCAATCCCAGACCAAGGAGTACCGGCCACAACCCTCCGAGGGCCACCCAGGCAGGGGCCGCACCCGGGATGATCAGCAGGGCGCTCAGCACCCCGAGCAGCAAGGCCAGGGTGGACAACGAGGCGAGTGGGGTCAGAATGGCCAGCAGAGATGCTCGGCGCAGAGTGACCACGCGCGCACCGGCGGCCCACAGGACCGATGTCGTGCGAGCGCGCTCCAGGTGGCCCGAGACAGCGCCGGTGAACACGGAGGCCGCGGCCGTGAGCAGAGTGAGCGCAGCCCCCCAGCTCATCAGTAAATAGTAACGTCTCAGTCCACCATCGAAGCCCTGTTGCGAACTCTCCCGTGTGGCCACTTCCGCGGTGGGATCCGCGGCAAGTGCTAGTTCGCTGACTTCCTCCACCACATCGGATGCGTTCACCCTGACGTTGACGAGCGTCGGCCGGAAGGCCGAGGAATCTAAGCCGGAAACTGCTGCGTCCACGATGATCTGCGGTCGGTCGATGGCTGCGGGAGATGTCCGCAAGGTGACCGCACGGTGTTGCGGGAGGACCAGGGAGGAGGGTGCATCGAAGTCTGGGACGTCGGTGAAAGCCGCTACCTCTCGAGGTTGCAGGCCGGTGATCGCCAGTTCACTCGCGCCGGCCAGCTCTGACTCCGCCAATGACGTCTGGCTGACCGCGTGCCCGCCGGAGCAGGACGAGGGATCCATGCCCGCGGCATCGACGATCGCCTGGCAGTCGCCGATCCACACAGTTAGCGCGGATTTGCCCGTTTGCACCTCCCCGGTCAGCACCGTCGCCACGGCCTCGACACCAGGCAGACCGGTGATTTGGTCTGCGAACTGCTCTACTTTCGCAGGCGGGGCAGCGGGCAGCCGTACCGCGACTACCCCAGTCGACTGCTCGACCACCGGTTGGTCGCGGTACGACGCCTCGACAGCCGTCGGGAAGGCAATCACGAACGTCGCTGCCACGAACACGGCCAGCACAGCGGTCGAGACCATTCTCGCTGCCGCCCGGGGGGCGGCTGTCAAGGACCCGCCCGCGAGCACCACCGATCCTCGCGAGGACTTGAGTAGGGCGGCGCCGATCACGCGGCACACAGCAGGGCCTATCAGCAGCAGGGCCACGGCGCCGGTCACCATCGCCGCTACGACGGCCTGGCTTCTTGACAGCACACCTGACAGGCCCGCTACGACGCCGACGAGCAGGGAGAGCACTCCCAGTGCTGCCCAGCGCCAGGTACCTCCGTCCTCGCGGGCGGTGACCGTTGCCCCCAGCGGGTCTCGGACGGTGCGCCGCGCTGTGCGCACGGCGATGAACCCAACGCTCACCGGAAGGACGAGTACCGTGAGCACGGCCACCGCCCAGGGAGGCCTGAGATCGGAGGCGAAGGGCGCGGGCGGCTCGACGACAAGGGGTGCCAACGCCCCTCGCAGGAGCAGGAGTACGCCGAAACCCAAGAGTGTGCCCACCAGCGCACCAACGGCAGCTTCGATGGCAACCACTCGGGTCAGTAGACGTCGAGATGCTCCTGCGATGACCAACGCGGCTGCCTGGCGTTTTCGAGTCCGGCTCGCAGCCCTGGTGGACACGTAGGCCAGCAGCAGGGGCGGCGCCAGCATCGCCACGCCGGCCAGCGCCAACAGCAGTGCCAGCACGGGATCATCTAGAGTCGAAGCACGCGACACCGCCAGGCTGAGCACCGGAACAGCCACGGGCGAAAGCTGACCGGTCTCTGTGCCACGGACAGCCATCAGGGCGGTGGGGCCCGCCAGCGCCTCGGGCCCGAGCGTCCCGCCACTGCGGCCGTAGCGTCCCAGGTCGTCTTGCTCCCGCAACAAACCCTGCAGCGCGGGCGACAGCACGACCTCACCGGGAGCAGGGAAAGCGTCTACGCCCGGCGGAGGAGGTATGCCCGCACCGTGGACGGCCGTGTTGACGACGACTACGTCCTCCCCTCCTACCCGGTCCCGCACGGAGTGCACGAAGACGTAGTCCAAGTTGTGCTGCGGATCTGCCTGTTGGGTCCAGTCCGCGGCCTGGGTCCAGGCGAGACGGTTCTCTTGCCGGTCCAGGGCCACCGGGATGCTCGCAAGGAAGAGGACGACCAAGGTCGCAAGCGCCACCGTCGACACGAGCATGCCAGCCAGCACCCACTGCCACGGCCCGGACCCCCGCCACAATCGCGTTAACAGCCAGCCAGTCATTTTCGTCCGCCGACCGGAACGAGCCGCCCGTCGAGCAGGTGCACCTGACGGTCCGCAGTGTTGGCAACGCGGTCGTCGTGGGTGACCAGGACGACCGCTGCGCCTCGCGCTCGGGCCGCATCCAACAGCAGACCTAGCACGGCCTGGGAGGCTGTGGAGTCCAGGGCGCCGGTGGGCTCGTCGGCCAGGACCACCGAGGGGTTCAGCACCAGCGCCCTGGCGATAGCTGCTCGCTGTTCTTGTCCTCCCGAAAGCTGGTGCGGATAGTGCCCCGCCACCTCCGCGATACCGAGTTCTTCGATCAGTGCCTGGGCTGCGACTGTGGCCTGGCTCCG contains:
- a CDS encoding ABC transporter ATP-binding protein; the protein is MLTGISFSVEPGEVVAVTGASGSGKSTLLLVLAGLLVPDGGEVTIDGTDIWGLGADERTSFRLGHIGLVFQFGQLVGELTTLDNIRLPLLLSGRDRSQATVAAQALIEELGIAEVAGHYPHQLSGGQEQRAAIARALVLNPSVVLADEPTGALDSTASQAVLGLLLDAARARGAAVVLVTHDDRVANTADRQVHLLDGRLVPVGGRK
- a CDS encoding FtsX-like permease family protein, with amino-acid sequence MLVSTVALATLVVLFLASIPVALDRQENRLAWTQAADWTQQADPQHNLDYVFVHSVRDRVGGEDVVVVNTAVHGAGIPPPPGVDAFPAPGEVVLSPALQGLLREQDDLGRYGRSGGTLGPEALAGPTALMAVRGTETGQLSPVAVPVLSLAVSRASTLDDPVLALLLALAGVAMLAPPLLLAYVSTRAASRTRKRQAAALVIAGASRRLLTRVVAIEAAVGALVGTLLGFGVLLLLRGALAPLVVEPPAPFASDLRPPWAVAVLTVLVLPVSVGFIAVRTARRTVRDPLGATVTAREDGGTWRWAALGVLSLLVGVVAGLSGVLSRSQAVVAAMVTGAVALLLIGPAVCRVIGAALLKSSRGSVVLAGGSLTAAPRAAARMVSTAVLAVFVAATFVIAFPTAVEASYRDQPVVEQSTGVVAVRLPAAPPAKVEQFADQITGLPGVEAVATVLTGEVQTGKSALTVWIGDCQAIVDAAGMDPSSCSGGHAVSQTSLAESELAGASELAITGLQPREVAAFTDVPDFDAPSSLVLPQHRAVTLRTSPAAIDRPQIIVDAAVSGLDSSAFRPTLVNVRVNASDVVEEVSELALAADPTAEVATRESSQQGFDGGLRRYYLLMSWGAALTLLTAAASVFTGAVSGHLERARTTSVLWAAGARVVTLRRASLLAILTPLASLSTLALLLGVLSALLIIPGAAPAWVALGGLWPVLLGLGLTSVAAAAASWLVGATSTTTQIRHE
- a CDS encoding IS256 family transposase; the encoded protein is MTLPQSAVSDLLDALRAGDGVDLVRESVRIVLQELIEAEATEAIGAGRYERTPGRVTERNGTRPKLLTTKGGDVTVAIPKLRQGSFFPSILEPRRRIDQALYAVVMEAYVHGMSTRSVDDLVTALGGTGISKSEVSRICAGLDEAVGAFRTRRLDHARFPYVYLDATYLHVRTEAAMVVSKAVVVATGVTEHGRREVLGLDVGDSEDEVFWRAFLTGLKKRGLGGVQLVISDQHAGLVAALTRVFQGSAHQRCRVHFIRNVLAHVPKAETEMVAAIFRTIFAQPDLAAIDKQWDRVRDDLAARYPRTGPVMDAAKSEVLAFAVFPREHWRKIWSTNPLERLNKEIKRRARVVGIFPNEAAVVRLIGAVLADTHDEWQVDDRRYLSEASMAKIYPTGDTGTVALEKGDR